The DNA region CTCGGATTCCTTCGGTTTTGAAGATATTTGAAATGCAGTGAATAGGGCCTTTGTATGTTGGGGAGCCTTGACCAACCATACTGTCACCTGGATCATAAAGAAAAGTGTATCAATATTGGGATCATTTGAAAGGAGTATTTTCTTTCATAGTCTGATATCACACACTATGCATAAATGCTGACATGTTGTCCTGTTAACGTAATAGACACTGTCATTCTTCCATTTAGATGTGAGCATAAAATGAAgctacaatatatattatacagtatAGTAACCCATCATCAGTCTTTTTCAAATGACATCTGAATGAATCAGGTACGTAGACGATACATTATAtttgtgacatgacatgacatgaaagAAATTATTTGATCTCGTATAACAAACTCGGTCTTAATGACAAGGTGGAGGGAATTTCGTCAGTTTTATAGCTTCATATAGTAGCAAAAAAGGAAAATTGTGTTATTATTAATTTGTGTACAATTGTGCTTTACAGAGAGAAAGACGACGTGCAGGTATACAATAGACGCCAGGTCGTAGTATACCTGCACGTCGTCTATCTCTGGCTCTCTGCAAAGTACAATTGCCAGGTTGTGGTGCTAAAACTTTGTATCATTATtctgtaataatatattttgttgacCCGTCCATTGTTGACATTACCTCTTCGATGTGTCTGCATCTGTAATCTGATTTTCACAAGTTCTATTGGACAAGCAATGGTAAGCTGGACTATACCAGCTATCCAACCGGCGACGAATATATCTGTCTTTCGTGGTGGTTGCTCGGACCCTTCACCTCTCCATGCTGACAACTGGCGAAGCACGTTGCCATAGGCACCAAAGAGAACAGCACTTTGGAGAGAAACTGATGCAAGCGGAAATCCCATCCCTTTGTAAAATCCAAAAACCTAAAGAAAAGTGTTGGGAATCCAAAAGTTGCATGATTTGAAAAAATGGATAAAAATTAACCAATAGCAACGGCAAAAAGTCAAATAATCGTTAACCAAAAACACAGACACTGTAATGTAAATCATATCCATGCAAAAACATGTCAGTGGCTAATGATAATGCAAGGCTAGTTTTGCAACGCAATGACGactcatcgtcgtaaaccacacagcctcttttacggcaccgtccaagagtGGTATTTCGCAGTGTAGCGGAATAATTATCAGCTTTGGTGTGCAAGAATGTGACGACTACACGACAAAGTGTTCTCTATCACCTTTTCACCTAATTTTAGGTAAAATGTAATACCTACATCTACACCATGTATACCTACACTTTCTTGTCTGGTTATCTTCATTGCACAGTCCAGAATACCATTATATTTTACAGCACCAACACTTTGTGTTTGTAGTCTTGTCtataaaaaaagataaaatatatggTGACACTGTCATGTTATCACCACTGGTTAAACTGAAATTCTTCACTGTTATCTCAATAATTATGcaagttttaaataaaaatcaatcacGTTTTCACTTCTATATTGTATAACACTGATCATCCTCGCAAATTAGACCAATATGTACGATATTTAGATTAGAAATACTGAGAGACCTTGTTTCCATATCGGTGTCTTGTGTCATGAAAACATTCATCCGTTGGAACATCCCCACTCCGAATTATTAGATAAATTATCTCAGCATTCCACTTTGCGAAGCTTATATCTTTAACAAAATCATGTGGACTGCCGCTTTTCTGttttactcccccccccccaaaaaaaaaaaaaaaaaaaattaaaaaaaattgatgtacatataCGGCGTATACCTTGATAATATCCAGTGGGTAGCCAACTATGACGCCTCCACTTCCTGTCATCatagaagaaagagaaaaatatgagtgaagtagatttcattattttttaatagaacaagtcttcgtagaagacacAGCTGAATTGTGTCATGATTTAAATTCGTGGcatcatttaaaaaaagtaatagTGGTAGGCAGAAAGTGGTTGGATTTTGATGATTTACCCTGAAGGACAACGTCGATATCAAAGGGCAgtgccttcggccctcgatatcagtatgcgattacagtagtattgcgccggatcggagcgccgcaacgacttaagtttagataaaacgtaggaaaaaaggcgcgagtgactgtcgacagtctatggtACATAATAAAGGTAGATTCTTACATTTCCTGAATTCATAACTATATTAACTCCtccaaatattaaaataatgacGATTCAGTAAAAGTGAAAGTGTATGCAtgtcaaaacattattttgtactctATAGTGCCTAACTCTGATGTCATAATATATGCAAAGTTAGATTACGTCATCTCACAAAGTCTTCGCATCATACgttataaacaaatgtataatcAATCTGCTAATCAATAATACAATGCCAGTGACCCAAATGCATACTGTGCCGCAATGGTGTCAACCTGAACCACCAGGTCATACCATGCTGTGAACATGCATTCCAGCTAAGATAGAGACTAGAGTATACTTCATTAGTATTAAACTCCGCAACGTTCTTCATGAGGCACATAACTTGAGGAATTTGCGGACGGGGAGTTTAATGACTATAAACTATTAAgtgacacaaaatgaaaacaccAGTGCTCTTCAACAACGCCACCTTCACGCACGCATAGGGACGAGTAGTATTTCTTCACATCTTAGATTGGTTGTTATCCTCGGCTACAGGCTAAATATACTAGTGCGTTTTGACTCGAGTATATTTCCCCAACCTCTATCATGGCCgcatatattgatacatttgtagtagcaggattcgtgtgatattttcagttgtaagtaaaacaacaatctaagcaataacaTGTGCCCCTGTGCCTTCACGCCCATTATACGCCATCGTATCGAGCCGGCGAACACTTTGCACCTACCTCCTACAAGTCCAGCTGCGAAATCGGAAAACACAACAACCATGATTCCTCTGTACAGTACTagtgatacatatgtatatatatatttaggtTGATAATGATATGCCAGTACAGCACACTATCTCTTCACTACTCATTTGCGATGAAACGTACAGTTCATGTTCAtgctttgttacatgtaataacgtaaggggagaaccatttgatttcggggggggggggggggtggatgtgggtatggcagcaattttttcCCCCATCATTGTGACAGCAATtctttctactgtcagtcctgcatcaaattattttttccatatccAGAAGCAATGCAATTTTATTCTCGGTTACCTATTTTGTAGAACATCgcaacaatttttttacttCTGTCTGTTGGAACAATTTTTCCTCTCAAGCCATTAAgtggttaatttttttttctccttcgcctaccGACAATTTTTCCCAAAAAatcctccacccccacccccgaaatcaaatggttctcccctaatgCCTGGATGAACGAGGCACGTGACATAAAGCGATATAACGAGCTTGTATCGGCGCGTCATCTCAGGCGGCGTGACCCTCGAACAAGCTAAGGTGGCGATCTgattgaaattcaatatttaaacTATTCCCTCACTTTGCATTTGCTTTGCATGCTTCCTAAAGCTTATGTAATACATCTCTCCTAATATACATCTATGGTTCTACAGCTGTTACATGTCTAATGGAACATTCATggctacactgtactgtactgtaccgtaccatactgtacataccacaccacacaacaccacactacgctatgctatgctatgctatgctatgctagactatactatactctaccataccataccataccataccataccataccataccaaactatgctatgctatactatactatactatactgtactgtactgtactgtactgtactgtactgtactgtactgtactgtactgtactgtactgtactgtactgtacaatacaatactatactatactatactatactatactatactatactatactatactatactatactatactatactatactatactatactatactatactatactatactatactatactatactatactatactatactatactatacttgtcATTGAGCCGAACGGACTAAAATCAGGGCAACTGGACAAccttattatcattattgttaatatttttgCTTATTATCTTTTAATTACAATACGAAGTTCTCTTTTTGTTTCCTCAAGTAAAGTTCATTGCACTTTGTGCAGGCGCGGTGATGACGTATATTAGAGTGCACGTGTTGTCGTTCATCTGGCCcatgaatttatacattttaacgGTAATAATATACTGGTGATCCGGTTCGACTTGTATTTGCAAAATTTGCATTTGTTGCAAGGTTCACATTGACCTGTTGTATCCGTTTTATCAGTTTCTGCACTCGTATTAGAATCTATATGCAGTCATCTATAACATCAAAAGCCAAAAAAGAAAGTGTCGTCGACCGATCCTTCAGTTCTGCAGGACACaatatttaaatgtaataaCTTTACATTCTCAGGACTTTGTATGGCCTTCTCAGAAAAGAAATAGAACGTAAAATAATTACTACCCTATGCTTTTATAACTGCACAATTTCACCTATAATGGCATAAATAAGAAAGATTGGTGACCAGATTCATTTCATCTCACAATTTAAAGGTGCtattttgttattatcattCGGCAGACATGCTAAGTCATACAATACACACCTTCTTGTAAATTATCTGGCCTTTTAATATTTTTGGCTTAAACAACTCACATTTTAGGGGCGTATTTTTAAGATTTTAataaacacacatgtacacgcACTACCTCAAGTGCACAAACACTATCTAGGCTACTGGCTTGCATCATTGTGGAAAGGGTTTATTTCAAACTATATAATATGTCTTAATATTCCGTTATGTTACAAACTACGTAGAATGTGATCGGTTTTGGATTACTGAATACAactgatataaatataacagaGACCATGTCAACATATAGACAATGCCTGAATATATTTGACATTGTAGTTGCATACCACAACCTCTTTGTTCCATATCCCTATAATTCTATTTGCTCACCGTAGTATGAAAACTGCTTATAGCATtatgatattattataatataataatgtttcCTTAAACTGTTAATGACGTTAGTCGAAATCTAAAAGTAAAACTCATAATCAGAGACATGATCGATTCCAAATGTGAAGACAACGTACCAATGCACGGTTTTCACACCGACTAACAACATTGACTAACTGACAAATCTGGATTTCAGCTGACACAAATACACCCATACAGCGTTACGTATTTGCATAGTTTTCATGTGTGGCTTTTAGATTTTCCCTACTGTTGTCTATCACCACCAAGCAATCCTAAGATGAGTGAATATCCACTCAAGACAACTGCATTAACTGGAAATCCTCGCAAACAGTTGATTGCGGCACCTGTGAAAAAAACTCGGATTCCACCAGTCCTATAACTGTCTGCAAAACAATGCCATATATTGtggtattttttatgttttactcCGTCTGCTTGGTATCGAGTTTTTATAACATCAAGTGGGGTGATAAGAACCCAGTATATAGACCCTGCAGAACCTCCAGCTAAAAGTAATGCCCAGGTACTTGGACGTTGCTGGCCTTCAAATGTCAATTTTCTGCATAGTACATCGAAAGCGAGAAAGTATATTGCATTTCCTGGCGCCTCACGCATCATGTATGGTGTTAAACCCCTGTAACAACCTCGGATTCCTTCGCTTTTGAAGATAGTTGAAATGCAGTGAATAGGGCCTTTGTATGTTGTGGAGCCTTGTCCAACCATACTGCTACCTGAATAAGAAAAGAACCGAGATGCCTGTCactattaaaggggcacaagctgactttatatgttttttaaatatttttttctgtatatacttaaaggtactcacagtaatCTACTTACTATATACTCACTTTATCGTCATAACTTACACATATTAAACTATTGTGTTTTCAATAAACAGACACTACAGCTACAGGCGGCATACAATAGAGTGAAGCGAACGTAGTATAAGTTGTTTGTTCATATATTTACGCTTATTTTAAAGCTAATCAATAGCTGGAAATACCTCTTCGATGTGTCTGCATCTGTAATCTGATTTTCACAAGTTCTATTGGACAAGCAATGGTAAGCTGGACTATACCAGCTATCCAACCGGCGACGAATATATCTGTCTTTCGTGGTGGTTGCTCGGACCCTTCACCTCTCCATGTAGACAACTGGCGAAGCACATTGCCATATGCACCAAAGAGGATGGCACTTTGAAGGGAAGCTGATACAATGGGAAATCCCATTCCTTTATAAAAGCCAAAAAACTAAAGAAAAATGTTAAGAACCAAAAATGTTATTTGAGACCAGATGTAAAGTGTAAGTGCTCTCTTGGGCTGGTTTGCCAACATTAGGCTGAAGGGCACAAGCTGATGAGTTTACACGTGTTGGGGCATAGTTTTTGCTGCATGTTTGTAAGTAGTCTGGAGTTCTtgagaacaatatattgatGATATAGACAGACgctagatagacagacagacagacagacagacagacggacggacggacggacggacagacagacagacagacagagacagacagagacagacagacagacagacagacagacagacagacagacagatacccGGTAGCTCTTAAGCTCCGCCTTAGGGAGCTAAAAGGAATGTAGATACACCAATACCAACATCTGAGAACCAATTTTCGATTATACAAACGCGTGGCATATCCAGAGACACAGTATTTGAATACATGCCAGAACATGCCAATGGAGCTAATGATTCAAGGCTAGTGTCTTGACAGCAATACATACGTAATGCAACACAATGCATacaatgatcaatttttttcTATCACCTTTACACTGGAAGAAAGAAGGGTAAATGGATCAGTGGTACCTACACTTTCAtgtttgattatttttattgCACAGTCCAGAATACCATTATATTTTACAGCACCAACACTTTGTGTTTGTAGTCTTGTCtataaaaaaatagaaatagtaTTAAATTCCAGATCCATTTTAATACATGGTagtttttgttgtaaaattattaattttttttgcataCAAGCAATTGGCATTTATATACAACCATCATCAGAATGCTACATCTAAAAACATCTGGACACAACACTACCAAATATCACACATTAATCTGTCTTGTGGTTTTGAGGTCTTGTAAAAATCATATTAGCTAATTTGCATGTCCATAATCAATGAGGTCATTATGTCTTGAAGTAGTTTTCTTCTCACCATCGTGGGGACGTCTTCACCAATTGTTACATTAATCGGTTCATATAGTTGCTTACATCTAATATGCATATTAAAAAATTGTTAACCTGCTATGATCACGAGGTTACCACAAATTCCCTTTCCACAGAAGAATGTCGTGTATAATACATCCATCGTTTCTACAAGGATTTAGTTTCCCACAGCCGCCAGAACGTCGCAATAACATATCAACGAATGGTTAGTCCTATGcagtcgatgagggcgcacagtaatATGATTTTATAAGATTGAGTACAAGTATGTGGTATATAtcgatacatacaaaacaatcaCTTTCTGCTAGCGATGTTCCCGAGGCTGTGAGAGAATCTAACTTGGATTTAGCTATTTAAATACAAAACATCAGTAGATATTCGTGGATTGTTGATTTCCTGTGATGATATTACAGCATTATTGTATGCCAACATGGTGCAGATACTACTATGCAGTCTTGCTATCacgagcatagtatagtatattttatttgacatgacataatatatatatatatatatatatatatatatatatatatatatatatatatatatatatatatatatatatatatatatatatatatgtatatatatatatatatatataggaaaacagtggtaagatttatccgtagtacagtgctcgatacgtctgcacgcagagcggagtatatgttgagggtagaagaaaataaAGTCGGGTTTTttgtctctacaagcctgtttcgtgagtaaatcactcgtcaggagatgttgacgTACTTCATGACTTTTGTCAAATGATCACCGCACTATGCGTGAATGCGAAACTCTGAGTTataaccaagaaagagttccagaactaccaaaactattacgctctcgccactgcggtatagagcactgtcttagcagattgatactcaccgagtatatgtatatatatatatatatatatatatatatatatatatatatatatatatatatatatatatatatatatatatatatatatatatatatatatatatatatatatatatatatatatatatatatatatatatatatatatatatatatatatatatacctagcCGTTAATGACCCACCTGACTACACACACACCCTCGCACTGTACACACAGTCAGCGAGGTCACCCGCTCACCCATACACCTGATGGTTGTTTTGGTGAAAAGGACCGTAGAGTAAATCAATTGCAGATtcgttttctttcatttttacgtacgtacgtatatatatatatatatatatatataacactaaactacagtattgaatacaaagaGCATATATACTGAGCAAACAAAGTTAAGCCCATCCCCTCCCTCTCGAGACACGTCGAGGGTAAACCCTAGACAACTTCGTTTATACCTTGATAATATCCAATGGATAGCCAACCATCACGCCCCCACTTCCTGTGAATATAAAGAGAAGAAAGTACGGATAACAAAGTTTAccattattttctttttgaaatattcGAATATTTGCTTCAGActttcaaaaatcaataatatatttatacgGTTGTACATATTCGTGGGTATATCAAATGGTTAATAATTAagttaatatataaatattgaatatatatatatatatatatatatatatatatatatatatatatatatatatatatatatatatatatatatatatttgtgtgtgtgtgtgtgtgtgtgtgtgtgtgtgtgtatacaaggGTGTTTACGGCTGAATACTTCTGTCACTGTGGTAGAAATTGTCTGCcttatcaatataaaaaaataaaatgtttaggTACATTCTCGACACAGCATCGAATTACATGTTACTATTCGTCGACGTctatttttatttgtcaaaacttaTTGGTATTCCATTACAGTAGTCATTGTTATTGAATTTTTACGAATACAAATGTGTTTTACTAGTATTGGATATTGCAACACATCACCACACATGGTCTTCCATGTAAGGACATAATCTATCATAAACATGTACGTGTAGTCGTTCTACTAATTCTACTACGAAGTTACTCACAACACCAactttacaataacaaaccacTTAATCTTTGTACGCCATCGGGTGGACGAAAGCCCCGGagccacaggcactcgaatcaatgtaatgattaaaaaaaatgtatagtgaataaGAGAAGGTATGAAGGTATTCGACATTATTATTCActatacaccccccccccccccaatcatacagattgattcgagtgcctgtgtcCGGAGCGAAAgctttgtacatgtacgtacctGCAACAAGTCCAGCTACGAAATCGGCAAATACAACCATTTCCTATTTTGCCTCTGTACAATGAGTATTAGTTTGGTAGATATGCAAGTTACAATTGCAACAGCTGGTATCTTCTTCTCATCTCAAATGAAACATACAGTTCAAACTCATGCTTTTACATGGATATGCGACGAAAACATTCACCACACGTGATATGACATAACCTTGACATGTCTGCCATCTATGGGTTACGTACTTATCAGATTGGagatctgaaaaaaaaaatgataacatgtGTACATGGTTGATGTATACTAGTGTGATGTATTGCCCTATAACCCCGCCCTCTCCCGGCTTCCATTGCAGTTTGTTGTATAGGTCATTTCAAAAGGTACAAAACAACATAGCGTGATGTAAACGACTTCCAACTTCAACTACACTTTCGTAATAATCATAAATTCATATATAGCCACCGCCCGCCCCCTCCCTCGGTCAACACGAAATGCCCAGGCCTTATTGTATCATACGGGACTAGACAGCAATTACAGAGGGCGGGCTAGTGTTTTTAGGGGATGGGTCACTATTTTTCGTGCAAGGGTTTAAAGGGTGGATCACTATATCTTACGCATGCATTTAGGGGTGCGTAATATTTTGATAGTCAAtcaaatatatagatatataaccAGCCATGCTTAGATAGTCTCGTGCTGAAGTGTTACAGCTGTTTCGAAACCACGTTGAGTTTCATCGTCAGTCGCGTGGGATTTTCTCCTGAGTTTACATTTTGTGATCTTTCAGTTAGTGAACACTATGGTAAATCTTTTCCCCCGATTCACGACTGATTCAGGCAACCTTTTCACCAAGTGGGAAATTTGGGAGAaactaatttatttatttatgtaatttaCTTCGGTAAACACAAACGTGTCCTTACTGGTTCACACATCACACAAAGGGCAGGCGCAAGAGTGTCACAaatgacatattcatattttcaataaattcaatattttaacaacatcgcatgtcctagtttgactgaaaggtcaacagACTGTCTCAATgatatcggattcagaccacaAGATTCGTAGCGTACTCgagtacatgagacgacagtctgtaTTTCATCAATAGCTAGGATttatagtgatcattcatcaatgttttgagaataCTTTTTAGGGCATGTTAACGCCTCCTGTGGACTTTAATATGGATtgcattaattatgtaaatttagactttaaggacgtcacaataaagtaCACTTGGGACTGGCAGCAGGGGGTACTTGGCTTCGGGGGAAGTCAATGGACGAGGCACTTGCTAGGTGCTTGCCTTGGTTTCCAGTGTAGACCTTTAAACACaaactgtgtgtagtctgagctaattccctaaggTTCAAGTGGCGATCCCAgaagtagtctgtaaggtacaccgtgacaGGGCCccctcaaacatcaggcaacccctagagaggaggccggtgagggcgaaacgtcacgacgtatctttaATACAGTCTAATACAGAAATTGAGTCGGACATAAGATTTGAGAGTGATTCGAGTGGAGTTACTTGGTCTGTCAGCTATGTGCGAAGACGAAAAGTAACAAGGGCAGCAATCAACAGGCGCAATAGGCGAAACTCACAACAAATAACAATTACTAGT from Glandiceps talaboti chromosome 18, keGlaTala1.1, whole genome shotgun sequence includes:
- the LOC144449644 gene encoding solute carrier family 25 member 45-like; this translates as MVVVFSDFAAGLVGGSGGVIVGYPLDIIKTRLQTQSVGAVKYNGILDCAMKITRQESVFGFYKGMGFPLASVSLQSAVLFGAYGNVLRQLSAWRGEGSEQPPRKTDIFVAGWIAGIVQLTIACPIELVKIRLQMQTHRRGDSMVGQGSPTYKGPIHCISNIFKTEGIRGCYRGLTPHMMRDAPSFAIYFLGYDILCKQLTFEGQQRPSTWALLLAGGTAGCISWILVNPLDVMKNRYQADGVKHKKYHNIWHCFADSYRTGGIRVFFTGVAINCLRGFPVNAVVLGGYTLTLRVLGAERQ
- the LOC144449614 gene encoding solute carrier family 25 member 45-like, with translation MVVFADFVAGLVAGSGGVMVGYPLDIIKTRLQTQSVGAVKYNGILDCAIKIIKHESFFGFYKGMGFPIVSASLQSAILFGAYGNVLRQLSTWRGEGSEQPPRKTDIFVAGWIAGIVQLTIACPIELVKIRLQMQTHRRGSSMVGQGSTTYKGPIHCISTIFKSEGIRGCYRGLTPYMMREAPGNAIYFLAFDVLCRKLTFEGQQRPSTWALLLAGGSAGSIYWVLITPLDVIKTRYQADGVKHKKYHNIWHCFADSYRTGGIRVFFTGAAINCLRGFPVNAVVLSGYSLILGLLGGDRQQ